ACGATCTGCTCGATTTTGAAGCTTATGATTCCATGTCGGTGCAGTTTTCGCGGGGATGTCCCTTCCAGTGCGAATTTTGCGATATTATCGTTCTCTACGGTCGTAAACCCCGCACCAAAACCCCCGCACAATTATTAAAAGAATTAGATTATCTCTACGAATTAGGTTGGCGCCGGGGCGTGTTCATGGTGGATGATAATTTTATCGGTAACAAGCGCAACGTTAAATTACTCCTCAAAGAATTAAAGGTTTGGCAAGAAGAACACCAGTATCCTTTCCGGTTTAACACGGAAGCGTCGGTGGATTTAGCCGCCGATCCCGAATTAATGGAAATGATGGTCGATTGTTACTTTGATGCGGTCTTTTTAGGTATTGAAACCCCTGACGAAGAAAGTTTACAATTAACCAAAAAATTCCAAAATACCCGTAGTTCCTTAACCGAGACGGTAGAAAAGATTATTAAAGCCGGATTGCGCCCCATGGCGGGATTTATCATCGGTTTTGATGGCGAGAAAAAAGGAGCGGCCGATCGCATTATTAATTTTGTCGAAGAAGCGGCCATTCCCACGGCTCTATTCGGAATGTTACAAGCTTTACCCAATACCGCCCTATGGACTCGCTTGGAAAAAGAAGGACGACTACGATTAACGGGGAAACAGGACATTAACCAAAGTACCCTAATGAATTTCGTTCCCACCCGGCCGATCGAAGATATTGCCACAGAATATATTGAAGCCTTCTGGAAATTGTACGATCCGGAGGTATTTCTCGATCGCACCTATCGCTGTTTCCTGAAATTAGGCGCACCTAAAGCGAAACCTGCCTTTAAACTGCCTCGCCGGGCCGATCTCTATGCCCTAGGGGTAATTATCTGGCGACAGGGCTTTAAACGTTCCACGCGCTGGAAATTCTGGCAGAATTTATTCGGTATTTTGCGCCATAATCCCGCCAACGCCGAACACTATATCACTGTCTGCGCCCACAACGAGCATTTCCTTGAATACCGTCAGATTGTCCGGGATGAAATTACGGCACAATTAGCCGAATTTCAACGCCAAGAGGCATTAACAGCGGAAAAAACCGCCATAGCGGCCTAATTAGGGTATGCTGAAAAAGTTTTTCCTGGGGGCAGGGTGTGGGGTGTGGGGTGTGGGGTGTGGGGTTTTACCGGTTTTGAGGGGGCCAATTACCTAATTTTCAGGAAAAAAGTCCCGGAATTTTCCCCCTGATCACTCCCATGCCCAGTACTTTTTGATTGACAAAAAGTCTAAAAGTCTTACCCAACAAGGTTTTTAGATTTATTCAGCAGCTCCTAATTATTCCGAGGATGGGTTTATTTACCCATCCTTAACATTTTCTGTCCTGATGGTGGACGATCGATAAATCAATACTATTCCTATTTTCCGGTTAAAAATTCCCTCAATCTCTGCCAAAGCAATTCAGTATAATTTCTTAATTTTCTAGATATAACTAC
This Microcystis wesenbergii NRERC-220 DNA region includes the following protein-coding sequences:
- a CDS encoding B12-binding domain-containing radical SAM protein, producing MRALLIYPVFPPTFWSYNKILELVDRKVLLPPLGMVTVAAILPQEWEFKLVDRNIRAVTEAEWDWAEIVILSGMIVQRQDLIEQIHEAKQRGKLVAVGGPYPTSIPHEVAEADFLILDEGEITIPMFVEALARGETKGVFRTTEKPDVTITPVPRYDLLDFEAYDSMSVQFSRGCPFQCEFCDIIVLYGRKPRTKTPAQLLKELDYLYELGWRRGVFMVDDNFIGNKRNVKLLLKELKVWQEEHQYPFRFNTEASVDLAADPELMEMMVDCYFDAVFLGIETPDEESLQLTKKFQNTRSSLTETVEKIIKAGLRPMAGFIIGFDGEKKGAADRIINFVEEAAIPTALFGMLQALPNTALWTRLEKEGRLRLTGKQDINQSTLMNFVPTRPIEDIATEYIEAFWKLYDPEVFLDRTYRCFLKLGAPKAKPAFKLPRRADLYALGVIIWRQGFKRSTRWKFWQNLFGILRHNPANAEHYITVCAHNEHFLEYRQIVRDEITAQLAEFQRQEALTAEKTAIAA